From Longimicrobium sp.:
GCGTCAGCACCTCCACCCCGGCATCGGCGGCGGCCTCCACCACCTCGCGCACGGCGCGCATTCCGGCGCGGTGCCCAAAGGTGCGCGGGCGGCTCCGCTGCTTCGCCCACCTGCCGTTGCCATCCATGATGATGGCCACGTGCCGGGGGATCTCTCCGCCGGTGCGGATCTGCTGGAGGAGGTCGCTGCTGGACATGCGGGGGAAGATGGACCCCGGAGAGAGGTTTGTCAAAAAAAGTGCGTGAGTCCGTGAGTGCGTGAGTGCGTGAGTGCGTGAGTGCGTGAGTGCGTGGAATGCACCCCCCGACCGAGCCCACCCCATTTTGTCATCCTGAGCGACGCGCGGCTCCGTCCTCGCCCCGTCTCCAATCTCTGGCGCGGAGCGAAGGATCTACTGCGCGTATCGAGAGGACTGCGATTCACCCACAGGCCTCCTGTCTCGCCGGCTAGATCCTTCGGTCGCCGCAGAAGCGCGGGAGCACCGGGGAGGTCGGGGTGGCGGCTCCCTCAGGATGACAAGAAGGGCGACCCGCCGTGTCACAGCGCACTCACGCACTCACGCACTCACGCACTAAAAAAGCGGGGGCGGGCACGCATGCCCGCCCCCGCTCACAAAACCTCTCGCCACACCACCCTCACACCTCCATCACCTCGGCTTCCTTGTGCTTCAGGATCTCCTCGACCTTGCCGATGTACTGGTCGGTGAGCTTCTGCACCTTGTCCTGCTCGCGGCGGACGTCGTCCTCGGAGAGGCCTTCCTTCTTCTGGCCGGCCTTGACCTCGTCGTTGGCGTCCTTGCGGGCCTGGCGCACCGCGATGCGGGCCTCCTCCGCGATCTTGTGGAGGTGCTTCACGAACTCGCGGCGGCGCTCCTCCGTCAGCGCCGGGATGGGGATGCGGATGATGCTCCCGTCGTTGGACGGGTTCAGCCCCAGGTCGCTCTCGCGCAGCCCGCGGTCGATCTCCTTCAGCAGGCTC
This genomic window contains:
- the frr gene encoding ribosome recycling factor, with amino-acid sequence MPSLDKARQRMESALEALRREFASVRTGKASPALLDSIRVEAYGSKVPLNQVGTVAAPEPRLLTITPWDKSLLKEIDRGLRESDLGLNPSNDGSIIRIPIPALTEERRREFVKHLHKIAEEARIAVRQARKDANDEVKAGQKKEGLSEDDVRREQDKVQKLTDQYIGKVEEILKHKEAEVMEV